In Pseudothermotoga hypogea DSM 11164 = NBRC 106472, the following are encoded in one genomic region:
- the hflK gene encoding FtsH protease activity modulator HflK, whose protein sequence is MKTKFIVILVLIALVVVYIMTGIYQVDPSQVALVKTFGKYSYTAGPGIHLHAPYPFQSHVIVDVQTIRKQEIGFRTIRPGQYASKREEALILTGDGNIVSVEAVVQFRVSDPVKFVFNVERPEELVKFTTESALRERIAKRTVDEILTAERDKVAYEVHEMVQQLLNEYDVGVTVLNVLLQEVVPPDPVIAAFDDVNNAKQDKERYINEALRYANNLIPVVEGEARKIVLEAEAYAQQKILQATGETQRFLSILNEYKNAPKITETRLRIETLEQVLPRAKTIILLDRSQKILLMNLENLLGGGAK, encoded by the coding sequence ATGACCGGCATCTACCAGGTCGATCCATCTCAGGTCGCACTGGTAAAGACTTTCGGGAAGTATTCTTACACTGCCGGACCTGGTATTCATCTGCACGCACCCTATCCATTCCAATCGCACGTGATCGTGGATGTGCAGACGATTCGAAAGCAAGAGATCGGTTTCAGAACAATCCGGCCAGGTCAATACGCTTCGAAGAGAGAAGAAGCCCTGATACTCACCGGGGATGGAAACATCGTCTCCGTTGAGGCCGTGGTGCAGTTCCGCGTCAGCGATCCAGTGAAGTTCGTCTTCAACGTCGAAAGACCAGAAGAACTGGTTAAATTCACCACAGAATCTGCTCTGAGAGAGAGGATCGCCAAAAGGACCGTGGACGAGATCTTGACCGCAGAAAGGGACAAGGTGGCCTACGAGGTTCATGAGATGGTGCAGCAGCTTTTGAACGAGTACGACGTGGGTGTCACAGTCTTGAACGTTCTACTCCAAGAAGTCGTCCCACCGGACCCAGTCATAGCGGCCTTCGACGATGTGAACAACGCCAAGCAGGACAAAGAAAGATACATCAACGAAGCGCTCAGGTACGCCAACAACCTGATTCCCGTGGTCGAAGGTGAGGCGAGAAAGATCGTGCTCGAAGCCGAGGCCTACGCACAACAGAAGATCCTTCAAGCCACGGGTGAAACTCAGAGGTTCTTGAGCATACTGAACGAGTACAAAAACGCGCCCAAAATCACCGAGACCCGCTTGAGAATCGAGACACTCGAGCAGGTGCTCCCGAGAGCGAAGACGATCATCCTTTTGGATCGATCCCAAAAGATCTTGCTCATGAATCTCGAAAACTTGCTGGGTGGTGGTGCAAAATGA
- the hflC gene encoding protease modulator HflC: MKLTIIVTVAIVSILAIVLVALSLFIVDQTQYAIVLRFGEIRKVISEPGLYVRTPFVDNVVRLSKRYYIYDIPVEKIITLDKKTMLVDSYAIWRIDDPKKFLESVRTVSLALSRIDDVVYSGLRNTLAKLEFDDIVTGERQYLVDITDFAKKNLADFGIEIRDVRIKHTDLPTENQNAVFERMKSERQSIAALIRAEGQKEAQKIRSEADKQATIIRAQAMSEAERIKGSGEASATRIYAEAFSKDYEFYKLLRTLESYKTIIPNSVVIVGEDLSILQQMK, encoded by the coding sequence ATGAAGCTGACCATAATCGTGACTGTTGCGATCGTTTCGATCTTGGCGATAGTTCTCGTGGCGCTCTCTCTGTTCATCGTGGATCAAACCCAGTACGCTATAGTGCTGAGATTCGGAGAGATAAGAAAGGTCATCTCGGAACCCGGTTTGTACGTGCGCACGCCTTTCGTTGACAACGTCGTTAGGCTGAGCAAGCGATACTACATATACGATATTCCTGTTGAAAAGATCATCACGCTGGACAAAAAAACCATGCTCGTGGATTCGTACGCGATCTGGAGGATCGACGATCCTAAGAAGTTTCTCGAATCTGTAAGAACTGTGAGCCTCGCGCTCTCAAGGATCGACGATGTGGTCTACTCTGGCTTGAGAAACACGCTCGCCAAACTCGAGTTCGACGACATCGTCACCGGTGAAAGACAGTACCTGGTCGACATAACCGATTTTGCGAAAAAGAATCTTGCCGACTTCGGTATAGAGATCAGAGACGTCAGGATCAAACACACCGACCTTCCCACCGAGAACCAAAATGCAGTCTTCGAGAGGATGAAGTCCGAAAGACAGAGCATCGCCGCGCTGATCAGGGCGGAGGGACAGAAGGAAGCGCAGAAGATCCGCTCGGAGGCAGACAAACAAGCCACCATAATAAGGGCACAGGCGATGAGTGAGGCTGAAAGGATAAAAGGTTCCGGTGAAGCGAGCGCAACACGCATCTACGCAGAGGCGTTCTCGAAAGATTACGAGTTCTACAAGCTCCTCAGAACGTTAGAAAGCTACAAGACCATCATTCCAAACAGTGTTGTCATCGTGGGTGAGGATCTGAGCATTCTGCAGCAGATGAAATAG